The following coding sequences are from one Eucalyptus grandis isolate ANBG69807.140 chromosome 11, ASM1654582v1, whole genome shotgun sequence window:
- the LOC104427610 gene encoding iridoid oxidase, producing MNYEVVGLIIALLLWVLWAMVTERRHRRLEERGQLPPGPRWWPVVGNIFQLSWTPHKSFANLAREYGPIMTLWLGSMCTVVISSDEVAREMFRNHDVVLAGRKIYEAMKGDYSNEGSIITAQYGPHWRMLRRLSTTEFFVARRLDAMESVRSRCVDRMVRFIEDAGESGTKSIDVGRFFFLMAFNLIGNLMFSKDLLDPKSKRGAKFFYHAGKVMELAGKPNVADFLPILRWLDPQGIRRNTQFHVERAFEIAGQFIKERMESMREGEVAEDRRKDFLDVLLEFRGDGAEEPSEFSSRTINVIVFEMFTAGTDTTTSTLEWAMAELLHNPHTLAKVQSELRSTIGLNRKFEEKDVEILPYLKAVIKETLRLHPPLPFLVPHMAMSSCKMLGYYIPKETQVLVNVWAIGRDPKTWKDPMKFKPERFLEPNTADYKGHHFEFIPFGSGRRMCPAVPLASRVLPLALGSLLHAFDWVLAGGTKPEEMDMSERMGITLRKAVPLKAIPIPHGGHGNQSGGHIGVGNM from the exons ATGAACTACGAGGTTGTTGGTCTGATAATTGCCCTACTGCTTTGGGTTTTGTGGGCAATGGTGACGGAGCGCCGCCATCGTCGCTTGGAGGAGCGAGGACAGTTGCCGCCAGGGCCACGTTGGTGGCCTGTGGTAGGAAATATATTCCAACTGAGTTGGACTCCGCACAAGTCGTTCGCCAACTTGGCTCGTGAGTACGGTCCAATAATGACTCTTTGGCTTGGCTCCATGTGTACAGTGGTGATCTCATCGGACGAAGTGGCTCGCGAAATGTTCAGGAACCATGACGTCGTTCTTGCAGGAAGAAAGATTTATGAGGCCATGAAGGGCGACTATAGCAACGAAGGCTCGATAATCACAGCTCAATACGGTCCTCACTG GCGCATGCTGAGGCGCCTTTCCACCACCGAGTTCTTTGTTGCTAGGCGCTTAGACGCCATGGAAAGCGTCCGGAGCAGGTGCGTCGATAGGATGGTGCGATTCATAGAGGATGCAGGAGAGTCCGGCACCAAGTCCATTGATGTCGggagattcttcttcttgatggctTTCAATCTCATCGGCAATCTCATGTTCTCCAAAGACCTCTTGGATCCGAAGTCGAAGAGAGGGgccaaatttttttaccatgccG GTAAGGTGATGGAGTTGGCCGGGAAGCCGAATGTGGCGGACTTCTTACCGATTTTGAGATGGCTAGATCCACAAGGAATACGAAGGAATACGCAATTCCACGTCGAGCGAGCGTTTGAAATAGCGGGGCAGTTCATCAAAGAAAGAATGGAGAGCATGAGAGAAGGTGAAGTTGCAGAAGATAGGAGGAAGGACTTCTTAGACGTGTTGTTGGAGTTCCGTGGTGATGGTGCAGAGGAGCCTTCAGAGTTTTCTTCAAGAACCATCAATGTCATCGTCTTC GAAATGTTCACTGCGGGGACGGACACCACGACAAGCACACTTGAATGGGCGATGGCTGAGCTACTCCACAACCCCCATACCCTCGCCAAAGTCCAATCTGAGTTGAGAAGCACCATTGGCTTGAACCGAAAATTCGAAGAAAAGGATGTTGAAATCCTTCCTTACCTCAAAGCAGTCATCAAAGAAACCCTAAGGCTTCATCCACCCCTACCATTCTTGGTCCCGCACATGGCCATGAGCTCTTGCAAGATGCTTGGCTACTACATACCCAAAGAGACCCAAGTTCTAGTCAACGTGTGGGCAATTGGTAGAGACCCCAAGACATGGAAAGATCCTATGAAGTTCAAGCCGGAGAGATTCTTGGAGCCAAACACGGCAGATTACAAGGGACACCATTTCGAGTTCATTCCATTCGGATCAGGGCGTAGAATGTGCCCTGCTGTGCCGCTCGCCTCTCGAGTGCTTCCATTGGCGTTGGGGTCTCTGTTGCATGCATTCGATTGGGTATTAGCAGGCGGCACGAAGCCGGAGGAGATGGACATGAGTGAAAGGATGGGTATCACATTAAGGAAAGCCGTTCCATTAAAGGCAATACCTATTCCACATGGAGGACATGGTAATCAGAGCGGTGGTCATATTGGAGTTGGAAACATGTGA